Proteins encoded together in one Mycobacterium simiae window:
- a CDS encoding type I polyketide synthase: protein MVACDVADRGAVGELVGGLSPRYPLRGVFHAAGVLDDGLIGSLTPERMDVVLRAKVDGAWNLHELTRDHDVSAFVLFSSMAGIVGSPGQGNYAAANSFLDALATARRAQGLPGLSVAWGLWEQASGMTGHLDERDKARMSRSGLAPLSTPHALQLFDEAMLADRPLLVAARIDPSGLGTRGAVPPVLRDLVARPGRRLITDAGAAVPTSGLATRLHGLSPEQRHHQLVELVCTNAATVLGRSSADLEAQLPFQDLGFDSLTAVELRNRLKTATGLTLSPNLIFDFPTPAALAEHIDQQLSSATPGASAAEPERLARFNDIARELQTLVNQPDWTPDDKTRLAARIQAILAELESPPPTAPDETQLLDDDIATATERELFAILDDDYGP, encoded by the coding sequence GTGGTGGCCTGTGATGTGGCTGATCGCGGGGCGGTGGGTGAGTTGGTTGGGGGGTTGTCGCCGCGGTATCCGTTGCGGGGTGTGTTCCATGCCGCTGGTGTGCTCGATGATGGGTTGATTGGTTCGTTGACGCCGGAGCGGATGGATGTGGTGTTGCGGGCCAAGGTTGATGGTGCGTGGAATTTGCATGAGTTGACCCGGGATCACGATGTGTCGGCGTTTGTGTTGTTTTCGTCGATGGCTGGCATCGTTGGTTCGCCGGGGCAGGGTAACTATGCGGCGGCTAACAGTTTCCTCGACGCGTTGGCGACTGCGCGGCGGGCGCAGGGTCTGCCGGGGTTGTCGGTGGCCTGGGGGCTGTGGGAACAGGCCAGCGGCATGACCGGACACCTCGACGAGCGCGACAAAGCCCGCATGAGCCGAAGCGGACTGGCACCGCTATCCACCCCGCACGCGCTGCAACTGTTCGACGAAGCCATGCTGGCCGACCGCCCACTGCTGGTTGCCGCACGCATCGACCCCTCCGGGCTGGGTACACGCGGCGCCGTCCCACCCGTGCTCCGTGATCTGGTCGCCCGGCCGGGCCGTCGACTCATCACCGACGCCGGAGCCGCCGTCCCGACGTCGGGCCTGGCCACCCGGCTGCACGGGCTCAGTCCCGAGCAGCGCCACCACCAACTGGTGGAACTGGTGTGCACCAACGCCGCAACGGTTTTGGGTCGATCGAGCGCCGATCTCGAGGCGCAGCTGCCGTTCCAGGATCTCGGCTTTGATTCGCTGACCGCGGTGGAATTACGCAACCGGCTGAAAACCGCGACCGGACTCACCCTTTCGCCGAACCTGATCTTCGACTTCCCGACACCGGCGGCGCTGGCCGAACACATCGACCAGCAGCTGAGCTCCGCGACACCCGGGGCATCGGCCGCCGAGCCCGAGCGGCTGGCTCGGTTCAACGACATCGCCCGCGAGCTACAGACCCTGGTCAATCAACCCGACTGGACCCCCGACGACAAGACCCGCCTGGCCGCCCGCATCCAAGCCATCCTGGCCGAGCTGGAAAGTCCACCGCCGACCGCACCCGACGAAACGCAGCTGCTCGACGACGACATCGCCACCGCCACCGAACGCGAACTCTTCGCCATCCTCGATGACGACTACGGCCCCTGA
- a CDS encoding beta-ketoacyl synthase N-terminal-like domain-containing protein — translation MSDTDKHLDYLKRLTADLRRSRRRVAELEGRLSEPVAVVGMACRYPGGADSPEALWDMVVEGRDAVADFPADRGWDVAGLYDPDPDAPGKMYVNQGSFLADAGHFDAGFFNVGPSEALAMDPQQRLMLELSWEALERTGIDPLGLRGSATGVFAGVIHAGYGGQVEGELEGYGLTGSTLSVASGRVSYVLGLEGPAVSVDTACSSSLVALHLAAQSLRSGECDLALVGGVTVMATPAAFVEFSRQRALAPDGRCKVYAGAADGTAWSEGAGVLVVERLADARRSGHPVLALVRGTAVNQDGASNGLTAPNGPSQQRVIRTALANAGLTATDVDVVEGHGTGTVLGDPIEAQALLATYGQDRPADRPLWLGSIKSNIGHTSAAAGVAGVIKMIQAIRHGVLPQTLHVDVPSPHVDWSAGAVSVLTEPRDWPQHDGPRRAGVSSFGISGTNAHVIIEQAPDAEPIAVQPISGATGWVLSARSEQALINQAARLLAHGSEHAGLSPHDIAWSLVTTRAVFDHRAVVVGADRDRLLHGLRELVAAEPAAGVVAGRVRSMGKTVFVFPGQGAQWLGMGRQLYDRYPEFAEAFDDVAAALDAQLRLPLRQVLWGSEPALLENTEFAQPALFAVEAALAALLRRWGVEPDIVTGHSVGEITAAYVAGVLSLPDAAKVVAARGRMMAALPPGGAMIAVAAAEADVLPLLTDQVDVAAVNGPNAVVLSGADAAVTAAAELLAQRGRRTHRLAVSHAFHSALMEPMLGEFTRLVTGISPAAPRIPLISNLTGELAGPGYGAPQYWVEHVRRPVRFADGVRTAESLGANAFVEVGPGRGLSGAVEQSVTTGPTTAAALLVKDRPEVESALTGLGQLFTIGVGVNWAAAVGEGRRVELPTYAFAHQRFWLPPAAVASGNVSGVGLARTAHPLLGAVVERPDSGGMVLTGSLSVGGAPWLADHVVDGVMLFPGAGFVELALRAGDEVGCSVLEELTLLAPLVLPRGTNARVQVVVDAAAESGSRAVWVYSRGTAPDSVWVLHAQGSLSAAQHEPGADLSIWPPIGATAADVGDVYEVLAARGYDYGPAFRGLRALWRRGDAVFAEVSAAEGVTVGGFGIHPVVLDAALHAWGVAEGGDTTMLPFSWQGVCLHAAGASRVRVRIASTGTGSVSVDLADSAGLPVLSVRELVVRPISIGALSAALAAAAGGAGGLYELAWSPVSWESVVVGVEGVWVWEPSSGVSVGSVYAATHEALGVLQSWLAGDDARLLVVLTRGAVGLAGEGVADLAGAAVWGLVRSAQAEQPGRVVLVDSDGSLDVADVVGCGESQVVVRCGVAHAARLGAVGAGAVLELPVGGWRLAAGGGGTLEDVVVAPAVPGEVGAGQVRVAVAAVGVNFRDVLVALGMYPGGGELGAEGAGVVVEVGSGVTGFAVGDAVLGLLGVVGAEAVVDARLVTVVPAGWSLVQAAGVPVVFLTALYGLSVLAGVKAGERVLVHAATGGVGMAAVQLARYWGAEVFVTASRGKWDTLRALGFDDDHIGDTRSTEFEQKFLATTGGGGVDVVLNSLAGEFLDASLRLLVNGGRFIEMGKTDLRDPATVPEGVRYRAFDLMEAGPDHIASMLSDLVGLFDAGVLTPLPVKVFDVRSASAAYRFVSQARQIGKVVLTLPDGPDDRLLATSGVAGWWQCGDYWGTGMAGAAVAEHLVTRYGVGHVVLVSRRGRGAGGAEVVDRLTVAGLRCRWWPVMWLIAGRWVSWLGGCRRGIRCGVCSMPLVCSMMG, via the coding sequence GTGTCGGACACCGACAAACATCTCGATTACCTCAAACGGCTGACCGCAGACCTGCGGCGCTCGCGCCGGCGGGTGGCCGAGCTGGAAGGCCGGCTGTCCGAGCCGGTCGCGGTGGTGGGCATGGCCTGCCGGTATCCGGGCGGCGCCGATTCCCCGGAAGCGCTGTGGGACATGGTCGTTGAGGGTCGCGACGCCGTCGCCGATTTCCCGGCGGACCGCGGCTGGGATGTCGCGGGGCTGTACGACCCCGACCCCGACGCGCCCGGGAAGATGTATGTCAACCAGGGCTCGTTTCTCGCCGACGCGGGACATTTCGACGCCGGCTTCTTCAATGTCGGGCCCAGCGAGGCGCTGGCGATGGATCCCCAACAGCGACTGATGCTGGAGCTGTCCTGGGAGGCATTGGAGCGCACCGGAATCGACCCACTCGGCCTGCGCGGCTCGGCGACCGGCGTGTTCGCCGGCGTGATCCACGCCGGGTACGGCGGTCAGGTCGAGGGCGAACTCGAAGGATACGGGCTCACCGGCTCGACACTGAGCGTCGCCTCCGGCCGGGTGTCGTATGTGCTGGGCCTGGAAGGCCCTGCGGTGTCGGTCGATACGGCGTGCTCGTCGTCGTTGGTGGCGCTGCATTTGGCCGCCCAGTCGCTGCGATCCGGCGAATGCGACCTGGCCTTGGTCGGTGGCGTCACGGTGATGGCGACCCCGGCCGCATTCGTCGAGTTCAGCCGTCAGCGAGCGCTCGCGCCCGATGGTCGATGCAAGGTGTACGCGGGCGCCGCCGATGGGACAGCGTGGTCGGAGGGGGCCGGAGTACTGGTGGTCGAGCGCCTCGCCGACGCGCGGCGATCCGGTCACCCCGTGCTGGCGCTGGTGCGCGGCACCGCGGTCAACCAGGATGGCGCCTCCAACGGACTGACCGCGCCGAACGGGCCCTCCCAGCAACGGGTCATCCGCACGGCCCTGGCCAATGCCGGATTGACCGCGACCGACGTGGACGTCGTCGAAGGGCACGGCACCGGCACCGTGCTGGGGGATCCGATTGAGGCGCAAGCATTGTTGGCCACCTACGGCCAGGATCGCCCCGCCGATCGCCCACTCTGGCTGGGCTCGATCAAATCGAACATCGGCCACACCTCGGCCGCGGCGGGAGTGGCCGGTGTCATCAAGATGATTCAGGCGATCCGGCACGGGGTGCTGCCGCAGACGCTGCACGTGGATGTGCCCTCGCCCCACGTGGATTGGTCGGCGGGGGCAGTGTCGGTGCTCACCGAGCCCCGCGACTGGCCCCAGCACGACGGGCCGCGCCGGGCCGGGGTGTCGTCGTTCGGGATCAGCGGCACCAACGCGCACGTCATCATCGAGCAGGCACCGGACGCTGAACCTATTGCGGTGCAACCTATTTCAGGCGCGACCGGATGGGTCCTGTCGGCCCGCTCCGAGCAGGCCCTGATCAACCAGGCCGCACGGCTGCTCGCACACGGGTCCGAACACGCGGGCCTCAGTCCCCACGACATCGCCTGGTCCCTAGTGACCACCCGCGCGGTGTTCGACCACCGCGCCGTGGTGGTCGGTGCCGACCGGGACCGGCTACTGCACGGACTGCGCGAACTGGTCGCCGCCGAGCCCGCCGCGGGCGTGGTCGCCGGGCGGGTCCGCTCGATGGGTAAGACGGTGTTCGTGTTCCCCGGGCAGGGGGCCCAATGGCTGGGGATGGGACGGCAGCTTTACGACCGTTATCCCGAATTCGCGGAAGCGTTCGACGACGTTGCCGCGGCGCTGGATGCGCAGCTGAGACTGCCGCTGCGACAAGTGCTCTGGGGCAGCGAGCCTGCGCTGCTGGAGAATACCGAGTTCGCCCAGCCCGCACTGTTCGCCGTCGAGGCGGCCCTGGCGGCACTGCTGCGACGTTGGGGCGTCGAACCCGACATCGTCACCGGCCATTCCGTCGGTGAGATCACCGCGGCCTACGTGGCCGGCGTGCTGTCCCTGCCGGACGCCGCGAAGGTGGTCGCCGCTCGCGGCCGCATGATGGCGGCACTGCCGCCGGGTGGTGCGATGATCGCGGTGGCCGCTGCCGAAGCTGACGTATTGCCGCTGCTGACCGATCAGGTCGACGTCGCGGCGGTCAATGGCCCCAACGCCGTGGTCCTCTCGGGTGCCGACGCCGCGGTTACCGCGGCCGCCGAACTGCTGGCGCAGCGGGGGCGGCGGACACATCGACTGGCGGTCTCGCACGCGTTTCATTCCGCGCTGATGGAGCCGATGCTCGGCGAGTTCACCCGGCTGGTCACCGGGATATCGCCCGCCGCCCCGCGAATACCGTTGATATCCAACCTGACCGGGGAGCTGGCCGGTCCGGGCTACGGTGCGCCGCAGTACTGGGTCGAGCATGTGCGCCGACCGGTACGGTTCGCCGACGGCGTGCGGACCGCCGAGTCCCTGGGCGCCAACGCGTTCGTCGAAGTCGGCCCCGGTCGTGGTCTGAGCGGCGCCGTCGAACAATCGGTGACCACCGGGCCGACCACCGCGGCGGCCCTGCTGGTCAAGGATCGCCCGGAGGTGGAGTCGGCGCTGACCGGACTCGGCCAGTTGTTCACCATCGGCGTCGGCGTGAATTGGGCCGCCGCGGTGGGCGAGGGGCGGCGGGTCGAGCTTCCCACGTACGCGTTTGCCCACCAACGGTTCTGGTTGCCGCCCGCGGCGGTGGCATCGGGAAACGTCAGCGGTGTCGGCCTGGCTCGCACCGCGCACCCGCTGCTGGGCGCGGTGGTCGAACGGCCCGACTCCGGTGGCATGGTGCTCACGGGTTCCCTCTCGGTGGGCGGGGCGCCGTGGCTGGCCGATCATGTCGTTGATGGAGTCATGCTGTTCCCCGGTGCCGGGTTCGTGGAATTGGCGTTGCGGGCCGGCGACGAGGTCGGCTGCTCGGTGCTGGAAGAGCTGACGTTGCTGGCGCCGCTGGTGTTGCCGCGGGGCACCAACGCCCGCGTGCAAGTTGTCGTGGACGCCGCGGCCGAGTCGGGCTCCCGGGCCGTGTGGGTGTATTCGCGCGGCACCGCACCCGATTCGGTCTGGGTCCTGCACGCACAGGGCTCGCTAAGCGCGGCGCAGCACGAACCAGGCGCGGACCTGTCGATATGGCCGCCCATCGGGGCCACTGCGGCCGACGTGGGTGACGTCTATGAGGTGCTGGCGGCCCGCGGCTACGACTATGGACCGGCATTTCGTGGTCTGCGCGCCCTTTGGCGCCGCGGTGACGCGGTCTTTGCCGAGGTGAGCGCAGCCGAAGGGGTTACGGTGGGCGGCTTCGGAATTCATCCTGTCGTGCTCGACGCGGCCTTGCATGCCTGGGGAGTCGCCGAGGGCGGCGACACCACGATGTTGCCGTTCTCCTGGCAGGGTGTGTGTTTGCATGCCGCGGGCGCGTCACGGGTCCGGGTGCGGATCGCATCGACCGGGACCGGATCGGTGTCGGTGGATCTGGCCGACAGCGCCGGGCTGCCGGTGCTGTCGGTGCGCGAGTTGGTGGTCCGCCCGATCTCAATTGGCGCGCTGTCGGCGGCATTGGCCGCCGCGGCTGGCGGGGCCGGGGGCCTGTATGAACTCGCGTGGTCGCCGGTGTCGTGGGAGTCGGTTGTGGTTGGGGTCGAGGGTGTGTGGGTGTGGGAGCCGTCGTCGGGGGTGTCGGTGGGGTCGGTGTATGCGGCCACGCATGAGGCGTTGGGGGTGTTGCAGTCGTGGTTGGCCGGTGATGATGCGCGTTTGTTGGTGGTGTTGACGCGGGGTGCGGTGGGGTTGGCCGGTGAGGGTGTGGCCGATTTGGCGGGTGCGGCGGTGTGGGGGTTGGTGCGGTCGGCTCAAGCTGAGCAGCCGGGTCGGGTGGTGTTGGTCGATTCGGATGGGTCGTTGGATGTTGCCGATGTGGTGGGGTGTGGGGAGTCGCAGGTGGTGGTGCGCTGCGGTGTCGCTCACGCCGCCCGACTGGGAGCGGTCGGCGCCGGGGCCGTGCTCGAGTTACCGGTCGGCGGTTGGCGCTTGGCTGCCGGTGGCGGCGGAACCCTGGAGGACGTTGTGGTCGCTCCAGCAGTTCCGGGCGAGGTAGGCGCGGGGCAGGTGCGGGTTGCGGTGGCCGCGGTGGGGGTCAACTTCCGGGATGTGTTGGTGGCGTTGGGGATGTATCCCGGTGGCGGTGAACTGGGGGCTGAGGGTGCGGGCGTCGTGGTGGAGGTGGGCTCCGGTGTGACCGGGTTTGCGGTGGGTGATGCGGTGCTGGGTTTGTTGGGGGTGGTGGGTGCTGAGGCGGTGGTGGATGCGCGGTTGGTGACGGTGGTGCCGGCGGGGTGGTCGTTGGTGCAGGCGGCGGGGGTGCCGGTGGTGTTTTTGACGGCGTTGTATGGGTTGTCGGTGTTGGCCGGGGTGAAGGCCGGTGAGCGGGTGTTGGTGCATGCGGCTACCGGTGGGGTGGGGATGGCTGCGGTGCAGTTGGCTCGGTATTGGGGTGCGGAGGTGTTTGTCACCGCGAGTCGTGGTAAGTGGGACACGTTGCGGGCGTTGGGTTTTGATGATGATCATATTGGTGATACCCGCAGCACGGAGTTTGAGCAGAAGTTTTTGGCCACTACCGGTGGTGGTGGGGTGGATGTGGTGCTTAACTCGCTGGCTGGGGAGTTTCTGGATGCGTCGTTGCGGTTGTTGGTCAATGGTGGGCGGTTCATCGAGATGGGCAAGACCGACCTGCGTGACCCCGCCACCGTCCCCGAGGGCGTGCGCTACCGCGCCTTCGACCTGATGGAAGCCGGTCCGGACCATATCGCGTCGATGCTCTCGGATCTGGTCGGACTCTTCGATGCCGGTGTGTTAACGCCGTTGCCCGTCAAGGTGTTTGACGTGCGGTCGGCGTCGGCGGCGTATCGGTTTGTTAGTCAGGCCCGCCAGATCGGCAAGGTGGTGTTGACGTTGCCGGATGGTCCCGACGATCGCTTGCTTGCGACGTCGGGGGTGGCTGGCTGGTGGCAGTGTGGTGATTACTGGGGTACCGGGATGGCTGGTGCGGCGGTGGCTGAGCATCTGGTGACCCGGTATGGGGTGGGCCATGTGGTGTTGGTGAGTCGTCGGGGCCGAGGCGCAGGGGGCGCTGAGGTGGTGGACCGGCTGACGGTGGCGGGGCTGAGGTGTCGGTGGTGGCCTGTGATGTGGCTGATCGCGGGGCGGTGGGTGAGTTGGTTGGGGGGTTGTCGCCGCGGTATCCGTTGCGGGGTGTGTTCCATGCCGCTGGTGTGCTCGATGATGGGTTGA
- a CDS encoding PAS and ANTAR domain-containing protein: MTVNFDDDTAQLGAIDLVLGLGEPQRVGRFKFFLDGERWEWSDAVARMHGYEPRTVEPTTELLLQHKHPDDREGVATVLDRVVSGEPFSSRHRLVDKAGHTRCVIVAGEEMLDDTGALIGTSGFYVDVTDSLHSDITQVLEAVADARAAIEQAKGVLIAAYGISAERAFDVLVWRSQETNLKVRDLAVRFLKAVAGTSSPDTRTHVDHALLTLE, from the coding sequence ATGACTGTGAACTTCGACGACGATACCGCTCAGCTGGGGGCCATCGACTTGGTCTTAGGCCTCGGCGAACCGCAGCGAGTCGGCAGATTCAAGTTCTTTCTCGACGGCGAGCGCTGGGAGTGGTCCGATGCTGTTGCACGCATGCACGGCTATGAACCGCGAACGGTGGAGCCCACCACAGAACTCCTGCTGCAGCACAAGCACCCGGACGACCGCGAGGGCGTCGCGACGGTGCTGGACCGCGTGGTCAGTGGCGAGCCGTTCAGCAGCCGACACCGGCTCGTGGACAAGGCCGGCCACACCCGCTGCGTCATCGTGGCGGGCGAGGAAATGCTCGACGACACCGGCGCGCTGATCGGCACGTCGGGTTTTTACGTTGACGTCACCGATTCGCTGCACTCCGACATCACCCAGGTCCTCGAGGCGGTGGCCGACGCCCGCGCGGCCATCGAGCAGGCTAAGGGCGTGCTGATAGCTGCCTACGGCATCTCGGCCGAGCGCGCCTTCGACGTCTTGGTCTGGCGCTCCCAGGAGACCAACCTCAAGGTTCGTGACCTGGCCGTGCGATTTTTGAAGGCCGTCGCCGGAACCTCTTCGCCGGACACCCGGACCCACGTCGACCACGCGTTGCTCACTCTCGAATAA
- a CDS encoding type I polyketide synthase: MAPTDVAIIGLACRLPGAGSPNEFWKVLRDGREENRLPGNAAEFDADFFNLSPREARAMDPRQRLALELAWELFEDAFLIPETIRGDYVSIHLGAMNDDYAVLTLRAGGDHLDHHSFGGLSRAMIANRISYAFGLQGISMAIDSGQSSSLVAVHLACESLRAGESTLAVAGGIHLNLADETAMLEHEFGALSVSGHTYAFDRRADGYVRSEGAGLVLLKPLPNAIEDGDRIRAVIRATAVNNAGHSSAGQTVPSTSAQVAVIRRALAHAGLGSDDIDYIEAHGTGTEVGDPIEVCALGEIFAGRRQGPVRLGSVKTNIGHTGAAAGIAGLLKTVLALDNSMIPASLNYDGATAGDLKDHGLQINTTPTSWPAPGRPRRAGVSSFGMGGTNAHVILEQAPPMPPTLTSAAPQTPVAWVFSARSELALTNQAARLAAHLDAEPELTVPDVAWSLATTRAVLEHRAVLVGSDRHGLTTGLARLAAGDSDAVAGRAKPLGKTVFVFPGQGSQWLGMGRQLYDRWPVFAEAFDAAVVALNRHTSADVRDVIWGDSAQLLGNTEYAQPALFSIGVALTALLRSWGIEPDLVMGHSVGEITAAHVADVLTLEDAARLVARGRLMAELAAGGVMVAIAAGVEAVAPLLSPDVAIAAVNAEDSVVVSGAEGPVHALADRFAQQGTRVHRLAVSHAFHSALMEPMMDEFGHLIAGITPHEPRITLVSNMTGQLAEPGYGSAAYWVEHVRRPVRFVDGVRLAESLGAGVFVEVGPAAGLSAAIGRSLRDEDAAAVAMLTQDRREVEDILDAVGELFCQGTHVVWPAVLSGLAARRVGLPTYGFARQRFWLDTDGAASAPVSRAAGLAEELRTLPPDEQHRRLLELVCAHAATVLGHSSGRDIDVDRAFQDFGFESLTGVELRNRLKSATGLALSRTLIFDFPTPSALAAQLRQRLLHGEEAMSGTESDDDEVWATLRRIPLRELRRTGLLDKLLVLAGETEPPLAEVAVDGDVIDSLSTDALIALALESNKTDDIE; the protein is encoded by the coding sequence ATGGCACCCACCGACGTCGCGATCATCGGCCTGGCCTGCCGGCTGCCCGGAGCCGGCAGCCCGAATGAGTTCTGGAAGGTGCTGCGGGACGGACGCGAAGAGAACCGGTTACCCGGAAACGCGGCCGAGTTTGACGCCGACTTCTTCAACCTCTCCCCGCGCGAGGCCCGCGCAATGGACCCGCGGCAGCGGCTGGCCCTCGAACTGGCCTGGGAGCTATTCGAAGACGCCTTCCTGATCCCGGAAACCATTCGTGGCGACTATGTTTCGATCCACCTCGGCGCAATGAACGACGACTACGCCGTCCTGACGCTTCGCGCGGGCGGCGACCACCTCGACCACCATTCCTTCGGTGGGCTCAGCCGCGCGATGATCGCCAACAGAATCTCTTACGCCTTCGGTTTGCAGGGCATCAGCATGGCGATCGACTCCGGGCAATCGTCGTCACTGGTCGCCGTCCACCTAGCGTGCGAGAGCCTGCGCGCCGGTGAGTCGACGCTTGCCGTCGCCGGCGGCATCCATCTCAACCTGGCCGACGAAACCGCAATGCTGGAACACGAATTCGGCGCCTTGTCGGTCTCCGGTCACACCTACGCATTCGACCGCCGCGCCGACGGGTACGTGCGGTCCGAAGGGGCCGGCCTGGTGCTGCTCAAGCCGTTACCCAACGCCATCGAGGACGGCGACCGCATCCGCGCGGTCATCCGCGCAACTGCAGTCAACAATGCCGGGCACAGCTCGGCCGGGCAAACCGTGCCGTCGACCTCGGCACAGGTCGCGGTCATCCGTCGCGCGCTCGCACATGCCGGCCTGGGCAGCGACGATATCGACTACATCGAGGCGCACGGCACCGGCACCGAAGTCGGCGACCCGATCGAGGTCTGCGCCCTGGGCGAGATCTTCGCCGGACGACGACAGGGCCCGGTGCGCCTCGGCTCGGTGAAGACCAACATCGGCCACACGGGGGCCGCCGCCGGCATCGCCGGCCTGCTCAAGACAGTGCTCGCCCTGGACAACAGCATGATCCCGGCGAGCCTCAATTACGACGGAGCCACAGCCGGCGATCTGAAAGACCATGGCCTGCAGATCAACACCACGCCGACCAGCTGGCCGGCACCGGGCCGGCCGCGGCGGGCCGGGGTGTCGTCATTCGGAATGGGCGGGACGAACGCGCACGTGATCCTCGAGCAGGCGCCCCCGATGCCCCCCACGCTGACGTCGGCGGCACCGCAGACACCGGTGGCCTGGGTGTTCTCGGCCCGTTCCGAGCTGGCACTGACCAACCAGGCTGCGCGGCTGGCGGCCCATCTTGACGCCGAGCCGGAATTGACGGTGCCCGACGTGGCCTGGTCGCTGGCCACCACTCGCGCGGTGCTCGAGCATCGAGCTGTGTTGGTGGGCAGCGACCGGCACGGGCTGACAACGGGTTTGGCGCGGCTGGCCGCTGGTGATTCCGATGCGGTGGCCGGACGGGCCAAACCGCTGGGCAAGACGGTGTTCGTCTTCCCCGGGCAGGGCTCCCAATGGCTGGGGATGGGGCGGCAGCTCTACGACCGGTGGCCGGTGTTCGCCGAGGCTTTCGACGCGGCCGTCGTCGCGCTGAATCGGCATACGAGCGCCGACGTGCGCGACGTCATCTGGGGGGACAGCGCGCAGTTGCTGGGCAACACCGAGTATGCGCAGCCTGCGTTGTTCTCGATCGGGGTGGCGTTGACGGCACTGTTGCGCAGCTGGGGAATCGAACCCGACCTGGTGATGGGCCATTCAGTCGGCGAGATCACCGCTGCACACGTCGCGGATGTGCTGACGCTCGAAGATGCCGCCCGGCTGGTTGCCCGGGGCCGGCTGATGGCCGAGCTTGCGGCCGGCGGCGTCATGGTCGCGATCGCCGCGGGCGTGGAAGCGGTTGCCCCGTTGCTCAGCCCCGACGTCGCGATCGCGGCCGTCAATGCCGAAGATTCCGTGGTGGTTTCGGGTGCCGAGGGCCCCGTGCACGCCCTGGCCGACCGATTCGCGCAACAGGGTACCCGAGTGCACCGGCTGGCGGTGTCTCACGCGTTTCACTCGGCACTGATGGAGCCGATGATGGACGAGTTCGGTCACCTCATCGCCGGTATCACGCCCCATGAACCACGAATTACGCTGGTATCCAACATGACTGGGCAATTGGCCGAACCCGGCTACGGGTCGGCGGCATATTGGGTTGAACATGTGCGCCGTCCGGTGCGGTTCGTCGACGGCGTGCGGTTGGCGGAGTCGCTGGGAGCCGGGGTGTTCGTCGAAGTGGGGCCGGCGGCGGGCCTAAGCGCCGCCATCGGGCGGTCGTTGCGCGATGAGGATGCGGCCGCGGTCGCGATGCTGACCCAAGACCGGCGCGAAGTCGAAGACATACTGGACGCGGTCGGGGAACTGTTCTGCCAAGGGACGCATGTTGTTTGGCCCGCGGTGCTCAGTGGACTGGCTGCCCGGCGCGTCGGTCTTCCGACGTATGGCTTTGCCCGGCAACGTTTCTGGCTGGACACCGACGGTGCGGCGTCGGCTCCGGTGAGCCGGGCGGCCGGCCTGGCTGAGGAGTTGCGGACACTGCCGCCCGACGAGCAACACCGGCGGCTGCTGGAGTTGGTCTGCGCACACGCGGCAACAGTGTTAGGACACTCGAGTGGCCGCGACATCGACGTCGACCGCGCCTTTCAGGACTTCGGCTTCGAATCGCTGACCGGGGTGGAACTTCGCAACCGGCTCAAATCCGCCACCGGATTGGCGTTGTCGCGCACCCTGATATTCGACTTTCCCACTCCGTCGGCGCTGGCCGCTCAGCTGCGCCAGCGACTGCTGCACGGCGAGGAGGCAATGTCTGGCACAGAGTCCGACGATGACGAGGTCTGGGCAACGCTGAGAAGGATTCCGCTGCGCGAACTTCGGCGAACGGGATTGCTGGACAAGTTGCTGGTGCTGGCCGGTGAGACCGAACCACCGCTCGCCGAGGTGGCGGTCGATGGTGACGTCATCGACTCGCTCAGCACCGATGCGTTGATCGCGCTGGCGTTGGAGTCCAACAAAACCGACGATATCGAATGA